A window of bacterium contains these coding sequences:
- the ftsE gene encoding cell division ATP-binding protein FtsE: protein MIRFRNTIKVYGTQRALDTVNLHIKVGEFIFLTGTSGAGKSTIMRLIYREEKPTRGQVLIGGVDVSKLPDNKIPYLRRRMGIVFQDFKLLPQQNVFDNVAFVIRALGMSDREINKRVSGALKIVGLFDRLDAFPSQLSGGEQQRVGIARAIVNGPPLLIADEPTGNLDPQTSMEIMEILEQVNNRGTTVLLATHDKEMVNHFKKRVITLENGKVIRDINEGTYE from the coding sequence ATGATAAGATTTAGAAATACAATCAAAGTATATGGAACACAAAGAGCGCTGGACACTGTAAACCTGCATATAAAGGTGGGAGAATTTATTTTTCTGACCGGAACAAGCGGAGCAGGTAAATCCACTATAATGCGCTTAATTTATAGAGAAGAAAAACCCACACGCGGACAGGTTTTAATTGGCGGTGTGGACGTATCAAAACTTCCGGATAACAAAATTCCCTATTTAAGAAGACGTATGGGTATAGTATTTCAGGATTTCAAACTGTTACCCCAACAAAACGTCTTTGATAACGTTGCTTTTGTCATAAGAGCGCTCGGAATGAGCGACAGAGAAATAAATAAAAGAGTTTCAGGAGCACTTAAGATAGTAGGTCTTTTTGACAGGCTTGACGCTTTTCCTTCGCAGCTTTCCGGAGGAGAGCAGCAAAGAGTAGGTATCGCAAGGGCTATAGTCAACGGGCCGCCTTTATTAATTGCGGATGAGCCTACAGGGAACCTCGATCCTCAAACCAGTATGGAAATTATGGAAATTCTTGAGCAGGTTAATAATCGTGGAACTACAGTATTACTTGCTACCCACGATAAAGAAATGGTAAACCATTTTAAAAAGAGAGTTATTACTCTTGAAAACGGAAAAGTCATAAGAGATATTAATGAAGGAACTTATGAGTAA
- a CDS encoding LysM peptidoglycan-binding domain-containing protein has translation MSDVKLKTYTVQSGDNLWKIAKKQGIKQKDINFWGQKIAKQNNIENLNKINVGQQILLDTNETSSTQDNSLSHISKPENTKSAALVSEHKTKGLIPQNPAEKTPQPGKKYFIFIDAAGKDIQQGNIDGKAFTENIAGNADNKIILKLPTKKQVLDTIKSTVSKIKPEDELSVAYRGHGIQRGLGYEGVNDPREGLYLSNKECIADNELATAFKKMPKNSNLVFMADACKSGGLFTGKDDLKAVTAKQGINFIGLASASDTQKASSFNSLLRTVDDLFKNPVRTIFSFFQHNQNSITGESLKKAVTGKHFIFWDEGGASKKAVTGKHFWDEKLFNSELQFTSNMSDEKLKHFEI, from the coding sequence ATGTCAGACGTAAAATTAAAAACTTATACCGTTCAAAGTGGCGATAATCTCTGGAAAATTGCAAAAAAACAGGGTATTAAACAAAAAGATATAAACTTTTGGGGACAAAAAATCGCTAAACAGAACAATATTGAAAATTTAAATAAAATAAATGTCGGTCAACAAATTTTGCTTGATACAAATGAGACCTCTTCAACTCAAGATAATTCTCTTTCGCATATTTCCAAACCTGAAAATACTAAATCAGCAGCGCTTGTGTCAGAACATAAAACAAAAGGACTCATACCGCAAAATCCTGCTGAAAAAACTCCTCAGCCGGGTAAAAAATATTTTATTTTTATAGATGCAGCAGGGAAGGATATTCAGCAAGGAAATATTGACGGCAAAGCTTTTACAGAGAATATTGCCGGAAATGCTGATAATAAAATAATTTTAAAACTGCCTACAAAAAAACAAGTCTTAGATACGATAAAATCAACTGTTTCAAAAATTAAACCCGAAGATGAATTAAGTGTTGCCTATAGAGGACATGGCATACAGAGAGGCTTAGGTTACGAAGGAGTTAATGATCCAAGAGAAGGGTTATATCTTTCTAATAAAGAATGTATTGCAGATAATGAACTTGCAACAGCTTTCAAAAAAATGCCAAAAAATTCAAATCTGGTATTTATGGCTGATGCTTGCAAGTCAGGAGGACTGTTTACTGGAAAAGATGATTTAAAAGCTGTCACAGCAAAACAGGGAATTAATTTTATAGGTCTTGCCAGTGCTAGCGATACTCAAAAAGCATCTTCATTTAATAGTCTATTACGCACAGTTGATGATTTATTTAAGAATCCAGTACGTACAATTTTTTCTTTCTTCCAGCATAACCAAAATTCAATTACAGGCGAATCCTTAAAAAAAGCGGTTACGGGCAAACATTTTATTTTTTGGGATGAAGGCGGAGCCTCAAAAAAAGCGGTTACGGGTAAACATTTTTGGGATGAAAAATTATTCAATAGTGAACTTCAATTTACAAGCAATATGAGTGATGAGAAACTCAAACATTTTGAAATATAG
- a CDS encoding transketolase, translating into MEQTKKFNEEELRELESISKNLRKRALTMVYKAQSGHPGGALSSIDLLLILYKKIMKLSPQWKEDNEWKKRDRFILSKGHASAALYSVLCEFGYFCPTEIDNFRQLGAKLQGHPNNEYVQGVEVPSGSLGQGLSLANGIALSLKLDKNPAKVFVLLGDGELQEGQIWEAAMTSNHYKLNNLVAIIDRNRLQIDGDTEDVMGLEPLADKWRAFGWEVIETNGHDYQEIYEAYQKASLLGSQKASPVVIIANTIKGKGVSFMENNAGWHGKAPSEDEFNRAIDELKSV; encoded by the coding sequence ATGGAACAAACAAAAAAGTTCAACGAAGAAGAACTTCGAGAGTTAGAATCAATATCTAAAAATCTCAGAAAAAGAGCTTTAACAATGGTTTACAAAGCGCAATCAGGTCATCCCGGAGGCGCACTTTCATCTATTGACCTGCTTCTTATTCTTTATAAAAAAATAATGAAACTTTCTCCTCAATGGAAAGAAGATAATGAATGGAAGAAAAGAGACAGATTTATCCTTTCAAAAGGTCATGCTTCTGCTGCTTTATACAGTGTTTTATGTGAATTTGGCTACTTTTGCCCCACAGAAATTGATAATTTCAGACAATTAGGCGCAAAATTGCAGGGTCATCCCAATAATGAATATGTTCAGGGAGTTGAAGTTCCGTCAGGCTCATTAGGACAGGGGCTTTCTCTTGCAAACGGAATCGCTCTTTCCTTAAAACTTGATAAAAATCCCGCAAAAGTATTTGTTCTTTTAGGTGATGGCGAACTTCAGGAAGGTCAGATATGGGAAGCCGCCATGACTTCCAATCATTATAAGCTTAATAATTTAGTTGCCATTATTGACAGAAATAGACTCCAGATTGACGGTGATACAGAAGATGTTATGGGGCTTGAGCCTCTTGCTGATAAATGGAGAGCATTTGGTTGGGAAGTAATCGAAACCAACGGTCATGATTATCAGGAAATTTATGAAGCTTATCAGAAAGCTTCTTTGTTGGGAAGCCAGAAAGCTTCTCCGGTTGTGATAATTGCCAATACAATTAAAGGCAAAGGGGTTTCCTTTATGGAAAATAATGCCGGCTGGCATGGCAAAGCCCCGAGCGAAGATGAGTTCAATAGAGCTATTGATGAATTAAAGTCCGTTTAA
- a CDS encoding transketolase family protein — protein sequence MITDKTKISSLRVAYGETLAELGKNNPDIVVLDCDLSKSTQTIIFKNACPERFFNMGIAEQDAVATAAGFASAGKIPFISTFAIFASGRAWEQVRNSIAYPKFNVKIVGTHGGLTVGEDGASHQALEDICLMRVLPDMLVIAPADSIEVKAAVRFAAEYKGPVYLRIPRPNLPELFEESEYKFDMKAHILREGKDLTLASYGETVVECLKCAELLEQQGISAEVINVSTIKPLDEKTILQSAQKTKAVMTVENHSIIGGLGGAVCEFLSETFPVPVKRIGVRDKFGQSGKSDELMAKYGLTAEKFVSEAIKLVKNK from the coding sequence ATGATTACCGATAAAACAAAAATCAGTTCGCTCAGGGTTGCATACGGTGAAACTCTTGCGGAATTAGGGAAAAATAACCCTGATATTGTCGTATTAGATTGTGATTTGTCTAAATCTACCCAAACAATAATTTTCAAAAATGCTTGTCCTGAAAGATTTTTTAATATGGGGATAGCGGAACAGGATGCTGTAGCAACAGCAGCAGGTTTTGCTTCAGCGGGAAAAATCCCGTTTATAAGCACATTTGCCATATTTGCATCAGGCAGGGCATGGGAACAGGTAAGAAATTCTATTGCATATCCTAAATTTAACGTAAAAATAGTAGGAACTCATGGCGGTTTAACAGTTGGTGAAGATGGTGCAAGCCATCAGGCTCTGGAAGATATTTGCCTGATGAGAGTATTGCCTGATATGCTGGTAATAGCTCCTGCTGACAGTATTGAAGTAAAAGCAGCCGTAAGATTTGCCGCTGAATATAAAGGTCCTGTTTATCTCAGGATTCCAAGACCTAATCTGCCTGAATTATTTGAGGAATCCGAATATAAATTTGACATGAAGGCGCATATATTAAGAGAAGGTAAAGACTTAACATTAGCTTCATACGGAGAAACAGTAGTTGAGTGCTTAAAATGTGCTGAATTGCTTGAGCAACAAGGAATTTCTGCTGAAGTTATAAATGTTTCAACAATTAAACCTCTGGATGAAAAAACGATTCTTCAAAGTGCGCAAAAAACAAAAGCTGTTATGACAGTTGAAAATCATTCCATAATAGGCGGTCTTGGCGGTGCTGTATGTGAATTTTTGTCTGAAACTTTTCCTGTTCCCGTTAAAAGAATCGGCGTAAGAGATAAATTCGGACAAAGTGGAAAATCTGACGAGTTAATGGCAAAATATGGATTAACAGCAGAAAAATTTGTAAGTGAAGCGATAAAATTAGTTAAAAATAAATAA